The nucleotide window GCCTCCGCGTCCGGGGTAAGGCTGGCGGAAGCGAACCTGCAACTGGCGAAGTCCACAAGTGCCCTGTCGGTGAGCCTCGCGGCCGGGGTGACGCACACGAAGGCGTCCTTCGGGTCGGAGCCCACGAACTGGCAGGTTGCGGTGGCCGCTCAGAAGCCGATCCTGGATGGCAGGGAGCGCGAGTCGGCGATCCAAGAGGCCAGGGCGCAGGTGGACGCCGCGAAGCTGCAGCTTGAGAAGACGAAACAGGAGATCGGCCTGGCGGTCACGCAGGCGTACCTGAATCTGGGCGACGCCCAGGAGCGGCTTCGGGTCTCCAAAGAAGGCGTAGTGAACGCGGAGGAGCAGACCCGGATCGCCAAGGTGCGCTATGAGGGCGGCATTGCGCTGGGTGTAGAGGTCATCGATGCCGAGACAAACCTCGCGGCCGCACGAGCCGAAGTCGTGAACGCAGAGTACAACCTGGAGTTTGCCATCGCCCAGTTGCGCTCCTCAGTGGGCCTCTGGGGCGCCAATGAGGGAGGACCGTCCAAGTGATCCCGAGCGTTCCCACAACACCAGAACCAGAAACCAGCCCGCGGGAGGACCCTAACCTGCGGGATAAGAGCACGGGGCTCGAACCTCGGCAGTTGCGCCTGATCGCTGTCGTGTGCCTGGTTGTCGGGGTGGCCATCCTACTGCTGGTCGGCTTCGCAGGCTGTGGACGTGGTAAGGGCAAGCCGGGAGCAGCCGCCGCCAAACCGGGCGAGACCGCGACCCCTGTGTCCGTAGTGGTTGCACAGCGCGGCACGATCCAGGATGAGCTCGAGCTCACGGGTACTTGCCAGGCGACGGACCAGGTAGATGTGGTCTCCGAAGCCTCTGGGAAGGTCGTCGCCGTAACCCGTGACGTCGGCGATGTGGTCAAGGCCGGCGAGCTGCTGGTGCAGTTGGACACGGCACTGGTGTCCAAGCAGCGTGTGCAGGCCGAGCGTGGCGTCGACTCTGCGACCTCACAGTTGCGCCAGTCATCGGCCAGCGCCAAGCTCACCGACAAGCAGACTTCAATTGGTATCCGACAGGCCGATGCCGGGCTGTCGGCGGCCAGGCAGCAGCTCCAGAAGTCTCAGGCCTCCTACAGGTACACGACCGACAAGATTCACAGCGACATCGAGCAGGCGAAGGTCGCCCTGGCCAGCGCCCAGGCCCAGCAGCGTGATGTGGCTGCCGGGGCAAGGACGCAGGAGTTGGCCCAGGCGGAGGCCTCGGTACGCACCGCGGAGTCCACTTTGTCGCTGCGCAAGACCGACTACGAACGCTACCAGCGGCTCTACCAGCAGGGCGCGGTTGCGGAAGCGACGCTGGACAGCTACCGGACGCAGTATGAGGTCGCCCAGCAGGCTGTGACCCAGGCCCGTGAGGCCCTCAGCCTGGCCCGCGAGGGCTCTCGCCAGGAGCAGAAGCGTGTGGCCTCCCTGGCGGTCGACCGAGCCCAGGAGCAGTTGCGTCTGGCCGAGGCCGGACGGCGACAGGTCGAGATTGCTGCGAGAGACCTGGAAGTGGCGCGAGTCGGCCTGCGGCAGGCCGAAGAGAGCCTGCGACTGGCTTACGCTTCCCGTGGTCAGTACGACGTCGCAGTGGCGGGCGTCAATGCCGCCCGAGCAGGTGTGGGCCAGGCCGCAGCGAGCAAGGACTACGCCCGGACCAGCGAGGGCAAGTACAGCATCTTCTCGCCGATCTCCGGTGTCGTTGCCAGCCGCAACGTGGACGTGGGTGAAGGCGCCGCAACCGGTACGTCCGTCATGCGTATCGTGAACTCGAACCCGATCCGCCTCGAAGCCAATGTTACCGAGTTGGACATCGACAAGGTCAAGCTCGGCGACGAAGGTCTGACGACGGTCGACGGTCTGCCCGGCAAGACCTTCGTGGGCCGTGTGGCGGCGATCACTCCGCAGGCGCAGAAGGACCAGCGCAACTACCTTGTGCGCCTCGAGGTCGACAACGTTGAAGGGCTTATCAAGGCCGGCATGTTCGCGCGCGTGAAGCTCGTGACGGCCGAGAAGAACGATGTGATCGTGGTCGAGCGCGACTGCGTAGTTGAGCAGGGGGCTAACCGTCTGGTCTACGTGGTGGAGAACGGTGTGGTGAAGGTTCGGAAGGCCGAACTGGGCATCACCAACGCCTCGCAGATCGAGATCACGTCGGGCCTGCGTGCAGGTGAGATGTTGGTGTGTACCTCGCAGGCAACCCTGGCGGACGGACAGGCAGTGAAGCCGGTGCAGAAGTCCGACCAGCCGGGAGCGGCGGGTGCAGAGGCAGGGACGACGCAGGGAACAGAGGCGCAGAACGTGCCGGCAGCCCCCGCCGCCGGGGCCAACCAAGTGATCAGTGAACCGGCACCGGCTCCCGCAGCGCCCGCAAGGCCGCGCTAACCGCGGGTGTGCAGGCGAGTCTGTTGGACGAAGACATGCCTGGCGCCGCTGATGCTGCGGCGCCCTTCCGTTGCCCCAGGCGCAGCAGTCTGCCTGAGGGTGCCGCACAACCAAGTGCTACCACGGTGAGAGTGTTCTTCCTATGTGGTTAACCAGGCTTGCCATTAGCCGTCGAGTCACAATCTCGATGTTCATCCTGGGGCTTGTGATCATGGGCCTTGTGGGCCTCAGTCGCATGCCCTGGGACCTGGTCCCCAAAATCGACATCCCGGTCGTCAGTGTGACGGTCCCCTATCCGGGCGCGGGCCCGCAGGAAGTCGAGCAGCGGGTTCTGAAGCCGGTAGAGGATGCCGTCAGCGTGATCAATGGCGCCGATACCGTGTCCTCGACAGCCTACGAGAACATGGGTAACGTGACGATCCAGTTCAAGTACGGCACCGACATCGATGCCGCAGCGGCGGACGTTCGCGACGCAATCGACCGGGCCAAGGCAAGCTTCCCGGACGACGTCACGCAGCCCTCGCTATACAAGATCGATATTTCCGCAATGCCGATCTTCGTGGTCGGGATCTCGGGTAACAGGGCGCCTCGCGACCTACGCAAGCTCGTGGACGACGAGATCAAGCCACGACTTGGACAGGTCACCGGTGTTGCCAGCGTCAGTGTGTCGGGTGGCGAAGAGCGTGAGATCCAGATCCTCGTACACCGCGACCGCCTCGACGCAGTTGGGCTGTCCATCTCGAAACTCGCCGAGATTCTGAGAGGCGAGAACATCGACATCCCCAGCGGCAACGTGAAGGAAGGCCGCAGGGACTATGCCGTGCGTGTGCTGGGCCAGTTCTCGACCGTCGACCAGATGCGGCGTCTCCGGGTCAGCACTCCCCTGGGTGGCATAGTCCCGCTGAGCACTCTGGCCGAGGTGCAGGACACGGTCGTCGAGAGTGACACGCTGGCTCGCATCGATGGCAAGCCCACGGTCATGGTCTCCATCGTAAAGCAGTCGGACGCGAACACCGTTGGGGTCGTCCGCGGCGCGCGCAAGACCTTTGAGGAACTGCTGGGGTCCATCGAGGAGACGTCTGCGGGAGAGGCGAAGGGCGCGGAAGCGGCCGGTTCGAAGAAAGGTGAACTGCCGGGCGACATCAAGGCAGTCGTTGCCCAGGACAGCTCCGAACGCGTTCTGGAGTCGGTCAAGGACGTCCGCGACGCTCTGCTGTACGGCGCCTTGCTTGCGGCCCTCGTGGTGTTCCTCTTCCTGCACAACTTCCGTGGTACGCTGATCGTTGCCATCGCGATCCCGACCTCTATCGTCGCAACCTTCTTGCCGGTTGGGCTGGGCTTCGGCTTCACCCTGAATATGATGGTGATGCTCGCACTCTCCCTTGCGGTCGGTGTTCTGGTGGATGACTCGATTGTTGTTTTGGAGAACATCGAGCGCCACTTGCGCAGGGGTGAGCAACCGAAGGAAGCCGCCTACAACGGACGTACTGAGGTAGGTGGCGCTGCCGTCGCCATCACCTTCGTGGACGTCGTCGTGTTCGTCCCGATTGCCATGATGGGCGGCATCGTTGGCCGCTTCTTCTATCCCTTCGGTATCACGGCTTTCGTATGCACGCTGTTTTCGCTGCTGATGTCCTTCACCCTGACGCCAATGCTTGCTTCCTGGTGGTACACTCGCAGAGAGCGACGGGAAGATACCGGTGGCGGGATCTGGCAGGCCTTCTTCAGAGCCTGGGACCGCGGGTACGCGAGGTTGGAGCACGTGTATCGGCCTGTGCTGCGTCGCGTGGTGGCTCACCCGTACGTCACGCTGCTCATCGGCTACGGCATCCTGATCGCCACTGTGATGTTGATCATGCCGAGGCTGGGCTTTGAGTTCTTCCCCGCTTCTGACGAAGGCCAGGTACAGGCTTCAATCGAGATGCCGGTGGGGACACGCCTTGAGGAGACGGACAAGGTCGTACGACAGATCGAGAGCCTCCTCAGTGACCGGTCCAAGTATCCCGAGGTCAAGCACGTGGCCGGTGTGGTGGGTGTGCAGTCGGTAGGCGTCACGGGAGCCAAGGGCAGCGGCGGGCAGTACGGCATCGTCCGCGCCTTCCTGTCGCGACGTCGAGTGCGCGTCGAGGCTAACCAGCGTTCAGACGAAGGGGTCGTAGCGGCCCTGCGCCAGGACATCCTCAGCATCCCGGACGTGACTGCAAAGGTCACGGCCGAGAGTAGCATGGGCGGAGGCGGTGGCGCAGACGTCGAGCTGAATGTCCTGTGCGAGAACCAGGAGCTCCTGGGCCGGGCGTCTGTGCAGCTTGCCCAGAAGATCAAACAGATCCCCGGTCTGCTCTACGTGGACCTGTCCTCCAAGCCGGGACGCCCGGAGATTCACGTCCAGATCGACCGCGACCGCGCCTCTGACCTGGGCTTGTCTGTTGACACGATCGGCAAGGCGGTGCGCACCGCCATCTCGGGGAACACCGACGCCAAGTACCGAGAAGGCGGCGAAGAGTATGACATGCGGGTGCAGTATGCACAGCCAGACCGCAGCCGCGTGAACGAGGTCGGCGACATCTTTGTTGGCCTCACGACCTCAGGGCAGAGGGTCCGGCTCAGGGATGTGGCAAGGGTCTTCCTGTCGACAGGCCCCAGCCGGATTGAGCGGTACAACCGACAGCGGATGACGACCGTCACCGCGACCCTCGACTCGAAGGTGATTCTGCTGGGTACCGCCCAGCAGGAGATCAATAAGATTCTGGACGCGAACCCGATACCGGGAGTAGCCACGACCTGGGCGGGGAATGTGAAGAGGCAGGGCGAGTCCTTTGGTTACCTCTTCCAGGCCCTGTTCCTGGCCATCACCCTGGTCTACCTGGTCACCGCGGCTCTGTACAACTCTCTGCTCCAGCCGCTCAACGTCATGCTGACGATCCCGATGGCGCTGGTCGGCGGCGTGGTCGGACTCTGGGTGACAGGCAATGCCATGAGCATGATCGCGATGATCGGTGTTATCCAGCTTGTGGGTCTCGTCGGCAAGAACTCCATCCTGATGGTCGACTTCACCAATACCTTACGTGGACGCGGCCTATCGAGGACTGATGCCTTGCTCGAGGCGGCCCCGACCCGAATGAAGCCGATTCTGATGACTACGCTCGCGGCTATCGGTGGCGCGCTTCCCACCGCTCTGGCAGTGAACGAAGGTAGTGAGTGGCGCGCTCCGATGGCCGTCGTCGTCATCTTCGGGCTTGCACTGTCGACGCTTCTGTCGCTGTTGGTCGTACCGGCGACCTACTGCATCTTCGATCAGGTCGGCGTCTTCTTCGGCCGCATGGGTCGCGGTTTCATCGGTCTCGCGGGGATACTGGCGAAGCGCAGAGGCGGAGACGACGATGAGCTTCCGCCCCTCGGCCCACCTTCCGAGCCGCTGCCGCCGGTGAAGCCACTTCCGGAGGCTGAGGCGCCGCCTACTGAGCAGCCGCCCGCGGTCCCACCTCCTCCGCCGGTGCTCATGCCGCCGACTGAACCGAAGACTGAGGAAGACTCGACCGGCAACAGCGGGGGTGAGCAGCTAGGATGAAGAACCTCAAACTCGTATTCCTCATCTTCGACGAGGGCGTGCGCCCGGACATCATGGAAGTCCTGGAGAAGCACGGGATCAAGGGCTGGACGACCTGGAAGAACAACTCAGGCAACGGAGAGGGCGGGCCGAAGCAGGGCACCGCCATCTGGCCGGGCCTCAACGACGTCATCATGATGGCGGTTGAAGAGGAGAAGGTTCAGCCGATGATCGACGACGTCCACGAGGTGCAGGACAGCTTCCCGGTCCGCCCGGGCATCCGGTTCATCGTCACGGATGCGCAGTTCTGCTAGCCAACCTGTCCGTGGGTCTGGAAGGGCAATTCGACGCCGGTCGCGAAGTAACGACATCGCGGCCGGCGTTTGTGTTTTGGGGAGTTTGCCACGCCGGAGACAGTGGCACCTCAAGACGCTGTACAGGACCGGTGCAATGAAAAAGGGTTCAGACGAACAGCTCAGCTTCGATCTGCCCGAGCCGCAGGAGCCTGCGCGTCCTCGGTCCAAGCGTCTCCGCTTTCGTGTGCGGCGCGAGGCGACCAGGACGGAGGCCGAGCACAGTGACGACCAGGCACCGGCCCTTCTGCGAGAGCCTGTCCTGGCTCGCTGTGGCTTCTGCGGTCACAGGCTGACGGTGCAAGAGCAGGTAGCCATCTGCCCCAACTGCGGCGGGATCGTCGGCCGCCCGGGCAGCGATGATGAGGCAGGATAGCCGACGTGCTGCCGAGTAGTGCGCTTCGCAGGGATCACAAGGGAGGTTCGCTATGCCAGCCTTGAAGGCCGGATATGCAATCGCCGACATCACGCCCCCGATCGGGGTGACGATGGCCGGTTACGGAGCCCGCGACCACGGCTCCGAGTCGATCGAGACGCCCCTGTCGTGCTGTGCGCTGGTTGTCGAGGATGGTGAGCAGGCGGCCGGAATGGTCTTCTGCGACCTGATTGCCGTCAGCCGTGAGCTGGTCGCCCAGGTCCGGAGCCTTGTGGCAGAGGCCGGCGAGATTGCGCCCGACAACGTGATGCTGTGCGGGAGTCACACCCACTGGGGCCCTGAGGTTCGGCTCGCGGGATACCTGCCCGAGCACCTCAAGCACGGGGTGAGTGAAGCGTACCTGGACTGCCTTGCACGGACCATCGCCGGAGCTCTCGGTGAGGCGTGGCGTGGGAGAGTTGAGGTGGCTGCCGGCTGGGGTAACGGCTGGGTCGAGGCGATCAGCTTCAACCGGCGGCCGGTGACGACGACGGGACAGACCGTGGTGAGCTACCAGCTCCCGCCGGAGCAGGCGATGGTGGCTGCTCATGCCGGGAGCGAGATGCGGCGCCAGTGGGTTCGTGGCGGCGACAAGGGCCCGCGGCTAAGTCCGCCCCTGGAGGGTTTGCAGGGGATGTGTGCGGGCGTCAGCGACCCCGAGCTTCCCTTCCTCAAGCTCCTGGACCAGGAGGGGAAGCCCTTCCTGGGACTTGTGAACTTCGCCTGCCACCCCGTGGTCGGCGGCGACGACAACTTCTACGCCTTCTCGCCCGACTACCCCGGTGAGGCCCGAAAGGCCTTCGAGGCGGTAGTGGGCTGCCCCCTGGCCTTCTCCCTGGGCTGCGCAGGAGATCAGGTTCCCGCGTGGCGTGCCGGGGCCTCGCGGACCAGAGTCGGTCGCTCTCTCGGCTCGGCAGCGGCCTGTGAGTGGTATCAGGTCCAGAGCTGCGCGAAGGAGGTGCCGGTCCGGGCGATCCGCCGCGACCTCACCCTCGCGATCAAGGACATGCCAAGCGTCGAAGAGGCGCGTGCGGAGTTGGCTGCCTGTCCTGACCCCGAATCGCCGGCCGCTGCCGCCCAGCGCCAGCAGGTCGCGATGGCCGAGCGGTTCGCCGAGCGCAAGGCGATCGACACCGAACTGTGGGGAGTGCGCCTTGGGGACTGGGCGGCCGTGGGCCTGCCCGGTGAGATCATGGCGGAGATCGGCCTGCAGATCAAACAGCATTCGCCCTTCCCGGTCACCGCGATCATCAGCCTGTGCAACGACTCAGTCGGCTACATCTCCACTGCCCGCGCCCATCGCGAGGGAGGCTACGAGCCGACGTGGAGCGCACCGGGACCGCAGGCCGAGGAGCAGCTTGTCGACGCCGCCCTCGGGCTCCTGAAGGACCTCCACGACTGACACCCAGCAGCGTCCGCAAGTGACGAGCACCTCAAGGGGCAACAAAAAGGGCCACCGTGCGAGGCTTGCACGATGGCCCTTCTGTTTGCGTCAGCGGGGGCTACTCCTTGCTCGCGAGGACCTTCCCGGCCTGTCTGAGGACCACGCTCGTGGTGGCCTGGACCGAGTAGCTGCCATCGGGTTGGCGGGTGAGGCTTGCCGTGGTCGGGATGAGGAAGCTGTCGCCGGGCTGGAGGTCCATCACGGTGAAGGTGGCTCCCGCGGACATCCCCCGAGTGCTCTCGACGTCATAGACCATGGGCTGGGCGTACTGGGTCGCGACGACGCGCGTCTCGAAGCCATCACCCTTGAGCAGCTTCCCGGCGAAGTACCGGGTGCCCTGACGGCCGACGCCGCGCGCATAGTCGTTGCACACCAGGCTGGTAACCTCGGTGTCGCTGACGGGATCGTCGTCGACGAGGCCGGTCCCCAGGGCAAGAGTGGGGCTGGTGAGGAAGATGCGCGAGCCGTCCGGCAGGGGCTCAACGCGGGCGATGCGGTGTGCGGTGTTGCGGCTGTACAGAGGGTTGTCGAACAGAATCATCTGACCGTTCAGGCGGCCATCGGTCGGCAGCTTCACAGGGGTATCAACGACCGCCTGCGCGTCGTCGACGCGTCGCAGCCGGCCTGCATAGGCGGCCTGGCCGCAGACGACTTCGGTCTCGCCCAGGCGAAGCTGAGAGGCCCCAACAAGCTGGATCGTCTCAGCGCCCTTGTTCATGCGTACACGCGCGAAACGCCCCTGCAGCGAGAGGGAGGAGTCCGCGCCCGAGAAAGTGCGGAGACGGTCGGCATCGGCCGCGGAAGCTATCAGGTCACAGGCGCCGGGAGTGTCCGCAAGCAGTACCTTGAGACCGGCGGGCTTAACTGAGCCCGAGGTGTCGTCGCAGGTGAGTGGCAGGACCCGCTCGAGGAAAGGCCTTGGCTGCGCCAAGGCCTCCTGATCGGCCGGGGTGAAGCGCAGAGCGCGCAGACCGAACCAGTAGTTGCCGTTGCCATCATCGCCGACCAGCCGCAGGGAGGCGGTGTGGGCCCCCTGCGAGAGGCTGACCCGACCCAGACGAAGGGTGTCGGCCGGTGCAACTTCAGACGCGGTACCCTTCACAGGAGCACCGAGGGGCTGCCCGTCGACCAGCAGTTGCACGGTGCCGTAGGAGGGCGACACATAGTGATCCAGGAAGGCGGCATACTCGCCTGTCGTGGTGACCTCGAAGGGCCAGGTCAGCTCGTCTCCGGCCCTGGTCGCCTTGTACAGGGCAAGGGACTGGTCGGTCAGGTAGCGCGTTTCGCCGGCCGTTGCCTTTGCCTGTCGTACGACTTGGTCGGCCTCAGTAGCCGGTCCCAAGGCGCGCAGCCCGTAGGGCTCGAGCACGCCGACATAGGTGCTTGAGAGCGGTCCTTCCTGTGC belongs to Armatimonadia bacterium and includes:
- a CDS encoding TolC family protein; amino-acid sequence: ASASGVRLAEANLQLAKSTSALSVSLAAGVTHTKASFGSEPTNWQVAVAAQKPILDGRERESAIQEARAQVDAAKLQLEKTKQEIGLAVTQAYLNLGDAQERLRVSKEGVVNAEEQTRIAKVRYEGGIALGVEVIDAETNLAAARAEVVNAEYNLEFAIAQLRSSVGLWGANEGGPSK
- a CDS encoding efflux RND transporter periplasmic adaptor subunit; the encoded protein is MIPSVPTTPEPETSPREDPNLRDKSTGLEPRQLRLIAVVCLVVGVAILLLVGFAGCGRGKGKPGAAAAKPGETATPVSVVVAQRGTIQDELELTGTCQATDQVDVVSEASGKVVAVTRDVGDVVKAGELLVQLDTALVSKQRVQAERGVDSATSQLRQSSASAKLTDKQTSIGIRQADAGLSAARQQLQKSQASYRYTTDKIHSDIEQAKVALASAQAQQRDVAAGARTQELAQAEASVRTAESTLSLRKTDYERYQRLYQQGAVAEATLDSYRTQYEVAQQAVTQAREALSLAREGSRQEQKRVASLAVDRAQEQLRLAEAGRRQVEIAARDLEVARVGLRQAEESLRLAYASRGQYDVAVAGVNAARAGVGQAAASKDYARTSEGKYSIFSPISGVVASRNVDVGEGAATGTSVMRIVNSNPIRLEANVTELDIDKVKLGDEGLTTVDGLPGKTFVGRVAAITPQAQKDQRNYLVRLEVDNVEGLIKAGMFARVKLVTAEKNDVIVVERDCVVEQGANRLVYVVENGVVKVRKAELGITNASQIEITSGLRAGEMLVCTSQATLADGQAVKPVQKSDQPGAAGAEAGTTQGTEAQNVPAAPAAGANQVISEPAPAPAAPARPR
- a CDS encoding efflux RND transporter permease subunit, which codes for MWLTRLAISRRVTISMFILGLVIMGLVGLSRMPWDLVPKIDIPVVSVTVPYPGAGPQEVEQRVLKPVEDAVSVINGADTVSSTAYENMGNVTIQFKYGTDIDAAAADVRDAIDRAKASFPDDVTQPSLYKIDISAMPIFVVGISGNRAPRDLRKLVDDEIKPRLGQVTGVASVSVSGGEEREIQILVHRDRLDAVGLSISKLAEILRGENIDIPSGNVKEGRRDYAVRVLGQFSTVDQMRRLRVSTPLGGIVPLSTLAEVQDTVVESDTLARIDGKPTVMVSIVKQSDANTVGVVRGARKTFEELLGSIEETSAGEAKGAEAAGSKKGELPGDIKAVVAQDSSERVLESVKDVRDALLYGALLAALVVFLFLHNFRGTLIVAIAIPTSIVATFLPVGLGFGFTLNMMVMLALSLAVGVLVDDSIVVLENIERHLRRGEQPKEAAYNGRTEVGGAAVAITFVDVVVFVPIAMMGGIVGRFFYPFGITAFVCTLFSLLMSFTLTPMLASWWYTRRERREDTGGGIWQAFFRAWDRGYARLEHVYRPVLRRVVAHPYVTLLIGYGILIATVMLIMPRLGFEFFPASDEGQVQASIEMPVGTRLEETDKVVRQIESLLSDRSKYPEVKHVAGVVGVQSVGVTGAKGSGGQYGIVRAFLSRRRVRVEANQRSDEGVVAALRQDILSIPDVTAKVTAESSMGGGGGADVELNVLCENQELLGRASVQLAQKIKQIPGLLYVDLSSKPGRPEIHVQIDRDRASDLGLSVDTIGKAVRTAISGNTDAKYREGGEEYDMRVQYAQPDRSRVNEVGDIFVGLTTSGQRVRLRDVARVFLSTGPSRIERYNRQRMTTVTATLDSKVILLGTAQQEINKILDANPIPGVATTWAGNVKRQGESFGYLFQALFLAITLVYLVTAALYNSLLQPLNVMLTIPMALVGGVVGLWVTGNAMSMIAMIGVIQLVGLVGKNSILMVDFTNTLRGRGLSRTDALLEAAPTRMKPILMTTLAAIGGALPTALAVNEGSEWRAPMAVVVIFGLALSTLLSLLVVPATYCIFDQVGVFFGRMGRGFIGLAGILAKRRGGDDDELPPLGPPSEPLPPVKPLPEAEAPPTEQPPAVPPPPPVLMPPTEPKTEEDSTGNSGGEQLG
- a CDS encoding PG0541 family transporter-associated protein, translating into MKNLKLVFLIFDEGVRPDIMEVLEKHGIKGWTTWKNNSGNGEGGPKQGTAIWPGLNDVIMMAVEEEKVQPMIDDVHEVQDSFPVRPGIRFIVTDAQFC
- a CDS encoding neutral/alkaline non-lysosomal ceramidase N-terminal domain-containing protein → MPALKAGYAIADITPPIGVTMAGYGARDHGSESIETPLSCCALVVEDGEQAAGMVFCDLIAVSRELVAQVRSLVAEAGEIAPDNVMLCGSHTHWGPEVRLAGYLPEHLKHGVSEAYLDCLARTIAGALGEAWRGRVEVAAGWGNGWVEAISFNRRPVTTTGQTVVSYQLPPEQAMVAAHAGSEMRRQWVRGGDKGPRLSPPLEGLQGMCAGVSDPELPFLKLLDQEGKPFLGLVNFACHPVVGGDDNFYAFSPDYPGEARKAFEAVVGCPLAFSLGCAGDQVPAWRAGASRTRVGRSLGSAAACEWYQVQSCAKEVPVRAIRRDLTLAIKDMPSVEEARAELAACPDPESPAAAAQRQQVAMAERFAERKAIDTELWGVRLGDWAAVGLPGEIMAEIGLQIKQHSPFPVTAIISLCNDSVGYISTARAHREGGYEPTWSAPGPQAEEQLVDAALGLLKDLHD